One genomic region from Prunus persica cultivar Lovell chromosome G3, Prunus_persica_NCBIv2, whole genome shotgun sequence encodes:
- the LOC18782836 gene encoding cinnamoyl-CoA reductase 2 — protein sequence MRAVAHFQLGPKSIFIKRHPKEKQKKIHNPKTKLSIKMHADSSSVSGHGQTVCVTGAGGFIASWIVKLLLERGYIVRGTLRNPDDPKNAHLRELEGAQDRLTLRKADLLDFESLKEAINGCDGVFHTASPVTDDPEQMIEPAVNGTKNVIVAAAEAKVKRVVFTSSIGTVYMNPTRGPAVMVDESCWSNLEYCKNTKNWYCYAKTVAEQTAWEEAKEKGVDLVVVNPVLVLGPLLQPTVNASIIHILKYLKGSAKTYANSVQAYVHVRDVALAHILVYETPSASGRYLCGESVLHRGDVVEILATFFPEYPIPTRCSDEVKPRVKPYKLTTQKLQDLGVEFTPVKQCLYETVKSLQEKGHLPVPKPQEVPLKFNLKSCL from the exons atgagAGCTGTCGCACATTTTCAATTGGGACCAAAGTCAATCTTTATAAAGCGCCAcccaaaagagaaacaaaaaaaaattcataacccTAAAACCAAGCTAAGTATTAAGATGCATGCCGATAGCTCTTCAGTTTCAGGCCATGGCCAAACTGTTTGTGTCACCGGAGCTGGAGGCTTCATTGCTTCCTGGATTGTCAAACTTTTGCTAGAAAGAGGCTACATTGTGAGGGGAACCTTGAGAAACCCAG ATGACCCAAAGAATGCTCATTTGAGGGAGCTTGAAGGAGCTCAAGATAGGTTGACTTTACGTAAAGCTGATCTTCTTGACTTTGAGAGCCTTAAAGAAGCCATCAACGGTTGTGATGGCGTTTTTCACACAGCATCACCGGTTACGGATGACCCA GAACAAATGATAGAGCCCGCAGTGAATGGAACGAAGAATGTGATTGTTGCGGCGGCAGAAGCCAAGGTTAAAAGGGTTGTGTTCACGTCGTCAATTGGTACAGTGTACATGAACCCCACCAGGGGCCCTGCTGTGATGGTCGATGAGTCTTGTTGGAGTAACCTTGAATATTGCAAGAACACCAAG AACTGGTACTGCTATGCGAAAACAGTGGCAGAGCAGACAGCTTGGGAAGAGGCCAAGGAGAAAGGGGTGgatttggtggtggtgaacCCAGTTTTGGTGCTCGGACCACTTCTCCAACCAACCGTCAACGCTAGCATCATCCACATCCTCAAGTACCTCAAAGGCTCTGCCAAGACTTATGCCAATTCTGTGCAGGCCTATGTGCATGTTAGGGACGTGGCTCTGGCCCACATTCTGGTGTATGAAACTCCATCTGCCTCTGGAAGGTACCTTTGTGGTGAGAGTGTGCTTCACCGTGGAGACGTGGTGGAAATCCTAGCCACGTTCTTCCCAGAATACCCAATTCCCACCAG GTGCTCGGATGAAGTCAAACCAAGAGTAAAACCATACAAGTTGACAACCCAGAAGCTACAAGACTTGGGCGTGGAGTTCACTCCAGTGAAACAGTGCCTATATGAAACTGTCAAGAGCTTGCAGGAGAAGGGCCACCTTCCAGTGCCTAAACCACAAGAAGTTCCATTAAAATTCAATCTTAAATCTTGTCTTTAG